The stretch of DNA GTCGTCTACATTAATTACGtatcttctcttctcttccctTCTCTACACTATCATAAATGAAGTTCCTCCCGCGCCTACCGCTCGAACTACCACAGGGACGGCCTCCAAAGGAACATCAAGAAGAGCTCCTTGAGCGCGTACCTCAACCTCAACGCCGGCCACCGCAACCGGAAGGTCCGCCTCTTCCACGGCCTCCCCAGCCAGACCATCTCCCGCCCCTGCCGCCACATCCCCAGCTTCGGCTGCTACTCCCACCTCTCCGGCTTCCCCGCCTGCGGCGGCGAGACGCACATGAAGACGACGTCGGGGCGCTACATCGCGCACTACATGAGGTGCGAGCGGCCCAGGAGGTGGCAGTCGGCCACCGAGACCGTGAGCTAGGCGCGCGCCAACTAGTCGTGGGCGCGCAGGCGGAAGTCGGGGCGCGTGCGGTCGCGCTACACGCACAGGTCCGAGTGTTAGAAGGCGTGGCAGGACAagaaggtggtggtggtggtagtagtagtagtagtagtagtgttACTGTCATGTATTAGTATTGGGATTGGCTAGTTTGGGATTGGGATTGGCTAGTTTTGGGATTTCTTTCCTCGCGCCTGGACCTCAGAACCTCGAACCCCCAGCTGAAGAAGAGCTGCGGCTCCTGCTACCACAGCCTCGGCGCGTGCGGGTGCCGCCGCAACGGGAACGCGTGCCGGAGCTCGCGCATGAGGTGGACCTTCTCCACGGGCAGGCCCCTCTTGTGGCACTAGCGCGCCAGCATCGCTCGGTACCGCGgctagggagagagagagagagagagagagagagataagcgAAAAACACCTACGATCCCAAACCTCAAAGCCCCCACCCCCCTCTTCTCCCCAATACTGCTACTACCTCTTCTGCTCACTCTTCTTCTGGGGGAACGAACCCCTCTTTCCATGTCTCTAACCCAAGGTTCAAGGTTGGTTTCATcgttttaaaaagtttaaaaatttgtttttaaagttttttttaaatgtttatcAAGTGTTtataaatcaataattttaatacaaGGTGTTAGGTTATTAAATATCACGCGATGTCTGTCCTTGATCTGACTTTATGATAATTATCGTAGTTCGTGAGCCACGATAGTTTAAAAAGCGAGAATCTACTTTTTTACATGCTAATTTTACTACACCCGGAGAATCCCAACTCATTCAACAAtcaacttatcatattagattgcctatttttattagtttttcaATTTAGTTTACCGTCTTTTGAACTATCGTGTTTAAAAACTACGATAACTACCTTAAGGTCAGCCTGAGGATGTTTATCAGGCGGTTAACCAATAACGTCAACACACAGTGATTgtatttcgaatttttaaaaatgcacattaatttataaatacataGTGATTATATTTTTACTAGATCGTCATAACATTAATAACtcgattaaatttataaaaaatataattagttatGGTTTACTTAATACAGAATACAAAatctaaaacataaaaaaaatgtacaaaattcgaaatacattaattaatataatataaaataattgactTGATAATACCTCAAAACATAGgaaaaaagcttaaaatttcaaaaagtttaagagaaaaaaaaaccatttgaaatttaataggGGTATACTAAATTGAgtaaaaatgaaataataagAAACCAAGTTTTTTCATGTGAAATAAAAGTATGttaaattaaagataaaatgattttttttaatgtatagtTTATCCTATGATTTGGTGTACTCTCGTTTCAATGGAAATACTTGGTGCTAGACTGATTTGATGtcgttttattttatattaaaagacTTGGTATTCTAATGTTTCATTTTTTATcccttttgaagtttttggggGGACACCAAAGCAcgaaagagtgaaatcatggAACACCAAATTTTGTATAGTTAAACGGGGGGACACCaaagcaaaaagagaaaaacaatagttaaaataataataaaaaaagaatttagtcactgtttcaattttaatttcctATGATTTCACTTATAAGCTATTTATATCTACCAATagacttcaaaaaaaatatattaaattgctttataaTTGCTTTTTCGAAGgcttttctatttttactttGGTGTCCTCCCGTTTAACTATGCAAGATTTGGTGTACCATGATTTCACTCTTACGTGCTTTGGTGTCCCccccaaaaacttcaaaaaggaTTTTTTATTCGATTTGATCTAACTTTGGTCTTAGTTTAGTGTATTAAACGGAATGTCCGGTTATAATGATCCATATATCTACTACATGTTAGGCTGGGCGAACTGCCCCCCACATTTGTTCGGCTTCCGCCCGCTCGGTTCTAAATTGAGCTCGAGTCGAGTTTTCGTAAAGCTcggtcgagcacaagccgagtcTTAAAAAGTTGAGTAAAAGCCGCGAGGTTTTATTTAAGTAGTACGTAAGGTAATGTTCGAGCCGGAGGTTTCAGTTTATTATGTAGTTCATTAATTCGTCGTAACGACGATTGTTGCAGTGTTTTATCCggctaattaaattaatatatgtgGGATTAGTTTGTGGTTTTACGTGGTTTAGGAACTATGTGGAATGTGGTGACGGAGCTagaataatatcattattagTGGCTcttttacaacaaattaaaagagGGAGTCTTTCACTCCTCTAGCAAGACGTCGtcaccgtcgccgtcgccgcagTGTCCCAACCTTTCGTACACCTGCTGGAGCGCGTACCAGCCGGCCCGGCACGAGAAGAGGAGCTGCGTGTCGTACCGGTGGAACTTCTCCAACCACTAGTCCAGGCCACCCGAGCCGCTCTCCGCCGCCAGGTGGTGCCTCTCGCGGCGTCGACGCCACAGACTGCTTCGTGACAGCCAGTAGAGCCGCCATCAAAAAGCCTGGGTCTCCTGCTACAGTTACGGCAGGGGCTTGGGCGGGTGCCCGGCCGCCGGGCACTCGTCGAGGTCCTCGTGGTGGGGCTTCGACATGTGTAGTGAGAAAAGTAGGTGGGCTTCCCACATTCGCATAAGACAATTTCTTACGTCAACTAAGCAGTCGAACAGTTATCTTACCAAGAGTAGTTAAGTTTGTTTTTCCTCACTTCGTTAATTATCTTGGTTAGTATAATAACTGTTTTTATATACAGTTATTGAGTATATGTATTATCGTTCTCTTATCTTAGTTGATCCCTAGGATAACTATTCGTCGTCTTAATATGATTTCCTAATAAACCGGTGTGCGTCAACGTTGATGTATACGTTTAGATTTATACGACAAACTAAACTAGGTAAACTTAAATTAATCTAAATACGCTCTTCTCCTCCGAATTTACCTCGTCGACCTCTCTCGTTGTCGTATATTTCTTTTCGAATGTAAGAATTATcggaaaattaattattaataaaattaaataaaatttaattatatttaaacatataatataaatagattttaaaatattaaacatttaAATATACAATATTAAATAATCTTTTATAAACGTTGTAAGTATAAcaaattatatgtaatttatgaaaatatataaaaaactaaagactactagattttaaatttacacaaaatttgtttttcatagttttaaattaagtataaataaagttttaaattttaaattaaaactagatgatattaattttaaaaactcatTCTTACGATAAAAAATTGTCCAATTAATATTGGCAAGCAagaataaactttaaaaaaattaattcactaGTATGGCTGAGCATATTTTATATCCTTTACaagaaaataagtaaaaatcTAAGGAAATATCTACCTATTCTTACGATAAAAAATTGTCTAATTAGTATTGGTAAGCAAGAATaaactctaaaaaaattaattcattagTATAAGCATaataaaataaggaaaaatTTAAAGCATACAGTAACAGCCTTAAAGATATGCGAAAATATTtatcatatctatatatatatatataggtaatcTAAATGGCCCAGCTCAGGTGACACTCATCAATAGGCTGGGCTGTATAAGTCTATCGTTAAGGTAAGagtgaataaattatatatatgtcccCCTCAATCGCCTTTATGACAGTCATCGTTTAATCAAGACAACGGTGAAAAGCTACTATCTTGGAGATTTAGCTGCTAGCCATAGCAACTTATATTAAATATGGTAAACTTCATagatctttagtttaaagtttagaaaagttATAATAAATGGATTACTagtttactaaaattttaaatatcaaaatgacCAGCTATACTCCATAAAAAAGCAAATTGCCATNgagaggagagagaaaaagataatctccctcacttaaccccttaatatatattaaagaaattaatttttctttttttttctaatctttGAAGATGAGGCTAGATggggaatatttttcaaaaggaggctagatagggaatatttttttgtaaagaagctagataggtaaatagttcTCTAATTACCCACAAtttgtgaaattaattaatttgtacgATTCATCTAACAAGTCGCCGGGTTAGTTAATTAGACGGGTTATATTCGTTCGCGATCGAGTTAGGACTTGACCAAGCCCAAGTGGTGGGGCCCACCAATACATGTTCTGATGTCCAGCGGGGCCCACCGAACCACGCCTGTGACCTGTGAGTGCGTCGTATATGATGGGGTTGAGACATGagattattctttttaaaaaattttaattttttttttttaaaagttctGCTGATTCACTGCAAAGAAGGTGATTAATTTAATCCGTCCTGATTAGAAAGGATTAGATGAACGTCGTTTTCCCACCACCTCACCTAATTCTTTGTTTATTATGTGTAAGGATAatgatattattattcttatggTTAATGCATTCTTTTGTAAGGAACGTTATTACTATTTGTACCTTGGAAAGTCCTAAAAATATTGTTGAGTCTCTTTCAATAAATTAAGTTAATCAGTCCTAGCTAGTTTTTTATATTGAATTACTCGTCACACTGAGGTCACAACTCAGTGTGCTAGAAGTTTTTGCATATTAAGAGAAAAtttctcacaaaatatgatTAGACTCCTCGTCAAAAAGACAAAATTCATCTCCACCTAAATttggtataaaattttatttaaagttaattGTAGCCGGCCCCTTGAGTGGGCTAATATACTAATATGACATAAAAAAATGTTCATAAATTCCAAGCAACACCGACTGTTCCTAAAGCGAGTGGCAaaaagcttggtggttggtatccgaggttccaaggtagaattctagttgattcatatttcttgctaagtttatttctaaataaaataaacgaagcgggtagcgtgctacctatttctaaaaaaatatatatataaaaattccAAGCAACTTTTTTTAAACtctgaaattaatttattttaaatataggggcaattgcttatatatccctaaaaaatttctgactttctgatttaccccttttagaaggctaatattgaaaatatcctttttacGTACCAACCTATGTGGCTATGTCTAATATACTTATAgaattaaaatctgttaatgaactatgttatttctatgaaattattattttgtcctttcaaatatattcttctataataaccgacttttcttattacccttaagttaggggtacACAAAAGATTTTGCGttttgattttttcaaatatacccttctattattactaatatttcttatttgcccttaagttaaggacaaaaatgacattttaatttttttaactgtgatagatatttaactcatatttaatcgAAATTAACTTAACGGGAGTAACTGTAtgaatattttggaataacagaAGAATATAcaaggggtatattagaaaaaaaaaagaaagataaataaaatatttttgaagtataTGAATAGGGCAATGCACCGAGACAAAAATCGTCAAATTCCTCCTCCCCATTTAAGTTATGGCATGACAATAGCTAGATGgggaataatataaaaatagctataatatattattgatgTGACGCTGTTATatttttacttgtttattttaGGAATCagttagaattcgaacttaaaattttatgtatcaATCAAAAGTCATTTGTCACAGGAACGATCGGTaagaaagagttttttttttttttttaaatagatagcatactacctacttcatttattatatttaaaaataaatttaattaaaaatataaattaattaggattcaaatttggaataTGCTTTTTGCCACTTGGTCAGGGAACGATCGGTGGTAAGGAATAGTTGTTGTTGATAAAATGATAAGACCCCACCTAAACATGACTCGTTTGGGATCACTACTCTGCACTACTAGACTAGAAGGTGTTGGTGAGTggtagggtttctctctctctcttcctcactCGCTCACTTCGCCCCCATTCCTCTGCGACTCCCCTCGCCCTCTCCTTTCTCCGCCGACGCCTTTCCTACGCTTGCAGGTGACTGAGAGACGAGTATTccattctattattattattattattattattatttgttattatttattgtttttttctgGAATCTACGGGTTTGTGAGTTGCAGGGTGTCTGTTTGATTCAATCCTCTTATCCAGGATATATAGATTTCTGTTTCTGTAGATGGTCGTCGGGTTGTATTTCTGTGCTGTCGGTTCGTCCGGCTGGAGATTGATGTCGAAATCCCGGAGAAAACTGCACTGATCTATTCCAGCCACAATAACTTTACTTTCTGATGAAGAGTGACCAATTGTGTTAGTAGTACCAAATACCGATTGTCCTGATAAGAAGAGTTCATGGGGAGATTGGATTACATCATTCTTTTCTTACTTATATGCCTAGTTTCGTAATCCGGTGGCTATAAGCATCATTTTTATGCTATGGCAagtccaaaaatttcaaaagcgCTTTCaatctttttcctcttttatattataaaaattgcgGCTGCAGCTGCAACTGGAGAAGCACACATGCATGCTTCTCTGATAGCGGTTGCAACTGCAAtcttttaaagtataaaaatgGTGCTTTTGGCCACCACGGTATCGAACTAGGCCTTAGATCCTTCTATAAGTTCTAATATCTGTGTCAGTGTGTTTGCATCCGAATGAAACTTGGCAAGCACCTTCAAATTCCCAGTGATTCGAGTTTCCATTATGTAggatcacacacacacacaaaagttTTCTCTAAATGAGTAATTTTAGcacggatatatatatatatatatatatatatatatagagagagagagagagagagagagataggtaagcacgctacccgcttcgtttatttcatttagaaataaacttagctggaaatatgaatcaactagaatttgaacttgggtctcgggtaccaaccaccaaaccttttgccacttgctctagggacggtcggtattttAGCACGGATATTGATGGGCATTTGATGGGTATGTTTGTAAAGAGGGCGGGGAAAAAAAACCCATTGAGAAGTTTGCTgttgtttttctctcttctgaactttttttttttcctgtagcTGGGAAAATATTGAAAGATGTCATTCATTTTACTAtcagttttcttcttttttttttttaacttattcaTTTTACTATCAGTTTTCTTTCGTTTTAACTTCGTAAGTGATTATTAAAACAATTTGCAAAATGTTGTCTAACTCTTTTCGTCCCAATGTTGTCTAACTTTTGTGCATTATATGGCTAACTTTAACATCCAAGTCAGGAAAATGCAAGGAGCAATTCAAGCAATTCGATCCCGTGGAGGTGTCCTCAAGAGTGCAATTCTTCGACATGTCCGCATCGTGAATCCTGCCATGCTGCCCACTGTATTTTCACATTTCCAGTCAGTTTCTTCCTCTCGATTAGAAGAGCACGGATTTGAGAGCACCACTATTGCTGATATCTTGAAAGATAAAGGTAAGAGCGCTGACGGGTCATGGCTTTGGTGCACTACCGAAGAGACTGTTTATGATGCTGTGAAATCAGTATGTATTCTTCTGCTCTTTAACATCTCTTGTAGTGTGCGAGAGCTGCCCTTCTCCCTCTAAACAATCTCTCAGACATTACTGATGGTTTAACTCTACTCCATTTTCAGATGACGCAGCACAATGTCGGAGCTTTGGTGGTGGTAAAACCTGGAGAAGAGAAAGGGATTGCTGGAATTATTACCGAGAGAGGTAACCAGCAATTTTCTTCACCGAGACTTACTTTTTATGGCATCACGGAACCGCATAATTTAACATAAcaactaaaacttaaaaactgTCTAACTTGGTAATCTTCTCGGAAGAATCTCCTTTTGAGTAGAATCAGTAGTCAGGTTCTTTAAAGGGAAATGTGGTGTGGGGTGATTAAGTTCTCTTTGGTTCAATTCCATCAAATTGAATGATTATCGAAGAGAAGATAAAATTGGAAATCAAGGCGACAGTTCAAGGTAGGAGTCATCTCAACAGGGGATCAAATAGAGGGAGGGACCTCTTTATAGTTTTTAGAGGGGATCCACAGTGTCGGTAGACCAGTATGAAAGAGTAAATAAAACCATTAGGCGTTGGAAAAGGTAGAGTTCGAAAATGACATGATTAGAGGTGATTATGAAAGATTCGAGGAGGCatatctcaaaataaaataactgaTTTGTTTTTAACTTTCTGATGACTAAGGTAACCAACTACACTTTTGTCGGAGATAAAGTTTGTGCTAAGTTGGGTTGCAACTTGAAAATGTCTAGTACTAGTGCTTAAATAATCTGCAGTTATCAGCTACAAAATCAAGGGTTGTAATTGTGGATAGGAATAAAGttttaatcataattttaaCCTTTAATAGTCCTTGTTGCAGTACCTATCTCTGAGGATGAGGTTAATCAACTAATTTTTGCAATATAAGCAAAGCACCGTTCCTCTTCATTTTAGAGCATAAAAAGCACTGTAATGatcaaagaataaaaataattgttaGTATTTACTTGTCTTTTACTCTTGTAAATCAGGAACGATTGTTCAAAATACAAACTAATGTTTGTCTCTTTTCAGATTATCTCCGGAAAATTATTGTGCAAGGAAGATCTTCCAAATCAACTAAAGTTGGTGACATCATGACTGAGGAGGTACTCACGCCATTTGAAGTGCCTGTTACCATAGGAAAAATTCACTGAAAGAATGCTTTAACAAAATTACGAGTAGTGTCGAAAAGAGTTTTACGATGAGAGATGAACCATCTTCTGTTTTCAGTTTATCATCTTTTTAATGATTATTAT from Ananas comosus cultivar F153 linkage group 18, ASM154086v1, whole genome shotgun sequence encodes:
- the LOC109724007 gene encoding CBS domain-containing protein CBSX3, mitochondrial encodes the protein MQGAIQAIRSRGGVLKSAILRHVRIVNPAMLPTVFSHFQSVSSSRLEEHGFESTTIADILKDKGKSADGSWLWCTTEETVYDAVKSMTQHNVGALVVVKPGEEKGIAGIITERDYLRKIIVQGRSSKSTKVGDIMTEENKLITVTPDTKVLRAMQLMTDNRIRHIPVIDETGMKGMVSIGDVVRAVVTEHREELNRLNAYIQGGY